Proteins co-encoded in one Deltaproteobacteria bacterium genomic window:
- a CDS encoding LysE family transporter, protein MLNEISGFISIYWLIFSFSFLVALTGAMAPGPLLTYTIIKSAQTTRRGYLTGLWVVTGHAMLETLIIVFLLLGFSFVVKNIFFMRVIGVLGGLLLGYFGFSIIRDLYRGRISTSFLTSTDDLNEDSDLSEKTALKNPVLGGFVVSMSNPYWWIWWATIGFAFMLQFDISFKHWPRLLSFFLGHEAGDLAWYLLVSTLAYFGLRYLNKKAYYAILACCAVFMILFGLYLGVSPFFKEGV, encoded by the coding sequence ATGCTCAATGAAATTTCAGGTTTTATCTCTATCTATTGGCTGATTTTTTCTTTCTCCTTCCTGGTGGCCTTAACCGGGGCCATGGCGCCCGGCCCTCTGCTGACTTACACCATTATTAAATCCGCTCAAACAACCAGACGCGGATATTTAACCGGTCTCTGGGTCGTCACCGGTCACGCCATGCTTGAAACCCTGATCATCGTATTTCTGCTTTTAGGGTTTTCGTTCGTGGTGAAGAACATCTTCTTTATGCGCGTAATCGGGGTCCTTGGCGGCCTTTTACTGGGCTACTTTGGCTTTTCCATCATCCGAGATTTATACCGGGGCCGTATTTCAACAAGCTTTTTGACTTCTACAGATGATCTAAACGAGGATTCAGATCTATCTGAAAAGACCGCTCTGAAAAATCCGGTTTTAGGCGGTTTCGTGGTCTCCATGTCCAACCCCTACTGGTGGATCTGGTGGGCGACCATCGGTTTCGCTTTTATGCTTCAGTTCGATATTTCTTTTAAGCACTGGCCCAGGCTTTTATCATTTTTTCTAGGACATGAGGCTGGAGACCTGGCCTGGTACCTGCTTGTTTCCACTCTGGCTTACTTTGGCCTGCGTTACCTGAACAAAAAAGCCTACTACGCTATCCTTGCCTGCTGCGCCGTTTTCATGATTCTGTTCGGCTTATACCTGGGGGTCTCTCCATTTTTTAAGGAGGGTGTCTAG